The sequence CTGCTTGGCGAAGGCCTCGAAGTCCTTGACCGACCCGGGGTCGGTCGCGACCACGCGCAGCACGCGGCCGCTCTGCAGGGTCGATAACGCCTTCTTGGCGCGCAGGACCGGTAGGGGGCAGTTGAGCCCCGAGGCGTCGAGCTCCTGGTCGAAAACGGCCATCGGTGGTCTCCTGTGGGCGGCCGGAAGGGGTACATCGGCCCAGTTTCCCTAT comes from Gammaproteobacteria bacterium and encodes:
- a CDS encoding sulfurtransferase TusA family protein, translating into MAVFDQELDASGLNCPLPVLRAKKALSTLQSGRVLRVVATDPGSVKDFEAFAKQTGNPLLESGVEEGKFIFLLKKA